From the Pomacea canaliculata isolate SZHN2017 linkage group LG4, ASM307304v1, whole genome shotgun sequence genome, one window contains:
- the LOC112563299 gene encoding uncharacterized protein LOC112563299 gives MAAILNLILKEEVSADTLVKWLQSEVIDALSLSKLDVYKNIRLEFIPYFLNHVRENTAHLFENGLSSGQSPVKKLSAKKPKPALRSVNPSARPKRSRLFSKDQSEKEKNAPSEIKVKDFDERKQCIHVQHLACVENSSGAEARQSDLKSVLCPRVADIVDPHQCASDILKTKDFKDNILNENLIQGLSESLHDEETSNSFERSRDLSLNSFAVSDSRSPEVNIINTVSPVTRNRKKKSQIQDGQASQHISPQFHSAPHRYNRTGHKQNLSLGEFFSSPDSSSYRNAETQRTLTFTDSSPEASWSSTRKNGRNTSSKKNRGLITDKQAQNFSQTRLNDFSVNSLQDFPPLNVSSPDPISDISSANTLNIKTPSSANSKSPLFSSSVGSVVKIQQDCEPQVTQTWSLLNAVKKQNHHSKNLRYTNLKQPRRISPITISSVSTNSANPLFSEAPIEEHEIVEPKLHVSTKSASRLQTNKENQNGSDAMVPIGIMDQQPGHLRSDSSEKQRADVLSKEEEILDSPRTPSKQASGKSVSIIQLIQANPQKVTYRDFLDLFVYTYSACLEAHLFPNLTAELFFITQLLTVQGCKEMQDEQNFAEDVEDKNYFLTIHNAVYFATGVMRHHVQLLSKLDQTTLRLLSDNPRVADFAPDLQDQLKSFLESALEKTSTSMSFTTIPGVAFQAETDNRKNFPNDRTFHLFKKQRDLFYEVLREWEAQQSVPGWSLESHLGNKIRGLVGAKTELANYLHLTRLFLSQLISMCKGDQNLKAQEDSETISLLVELKETNPEKYIKLQERISQPSASGGQCSVTFPGHQRFFRDFIVVAANPVLNHHLSSLLSIRITELNRTEFGEEVLSSQADLVPDDMEMECKTFASTLLTLRLLARFLGFITFLPYQSPDGLPQPLLQDCITVRSVVPMPLDLGWYVQAALKSGRLSLVVPWVVEFLGQMDTGAYLLESFQHLFHLLQSILRLVWQQMKANGFSYSGLLIVTSIGWLSDLACLPGLPSNTEMDLFVPSVDCGSVDAICMVTQDLFYSCCPYLGEIRYLLSEFSIGTRSKTTIRKITLSAVDAVPPSAERETSKNLQASLEESFFHLHPSSLRRTVEFVADRTASNFIKQMRASFLPESLANCREEARNLAFSLSTKSNGNPKENVQQELNCLAQSICLRQRDKIMELQKSFCQPRISTSLQLLLSEDESKVVISCATAIACRTARMKILHWLKTYVTVAMYSREVMDEWVHYKTSSHSSAIQTRKKGEEPGDKICAVGRLPLDVSCQGNNLSLCDLPEKPKNKNSVKNIKDIVYETILLSKSDEIKPTESGSADTEMTTSHPVKMMCDLLRDGQDLLCRLLIRAEPVNSKDIVTHLHSIQASLTVSKDLPPQTAQCLASMTADVALEVICKQPSQWSQSICTQFIRLFEGVLWNQTDLSRLCSGLAKAKLMRAADKKMAVEQFRMLLNMLVEHKLLQPEAASCFTSQLS, from the exons ATGGCTGCAATATTAAATCTTATACTTAAAGAGGAGGTTTCCGCCGATACATTGGTGAAGTGGCTGCAAAGTGAAGTAATTGAT GCTTTATCTCTGTCTAAATTGGATGTCTACAAGAACATTCGACTAGAATTCATTCCCTACTTTTTAAACCATGTAAGAGAAAACACTGCTCATCTCTTTGAAAATGGACTTTCAAGTGGCCAGTCACCCGTAAAAAAGCTGTCTGCAAAGAAACCCAAGCCCGCCTTGAGATCTGTTAACCCATCTGCACGCCCTAAAAGAAGTAGATTATTTTCCAAGGATCAaagtgaaaaagagaagaatgcaCCCTCAGAAATTAAGGTGAAAGATTTTGATGAAAGGAAACAGTGCATTCATGTTCAGCATTTGGCATGTGTAGAAAATTCAAGTGGTGCTGAAGCAAGACAGTCTGATTTAAAGTCTGTTCTTTGTCCTAGGGTTGCTGACATAGTGGACCCACACCAATGTGCCTCagatattttaaagacaaaggattttaaagacaatattttaaatgaaaatcttATCCAGGGCCTTTCAGAATCATTACACGATGAAGAAACTTCTAATTCGTTTGAAAGAAGTAGAGATCTTTCTTTGAATTCTTTTGCTGTGTCTGACTCTCGGTCACCTGAAGTTAACATAATCAACACAGTCTCACCAGTCACCAggaacaggaaaaagaaaagtcagatTCAGGATGGACAGGCTTCGCAACATATATCTCCACAGTTTCATTCAGCTCCTCACAGATACAACAGAACAGgacacaaacaaaatctgaGCTTAGGAGAGTTTTTTAGTTCACCAGATTCTTCCTCTTACAGAAATGCAGAAACACAAAGGACATTAACTTTTACTGACTCATCACCTGAAGCTTCATGGTCTAGTACtagaaaaaatggaagaaataccagcagcaagaaaaatagAGGTCTCATAACGGACAAACAGGCACAAAACTTTTCTCAGACACGTCTAAATGATTTTTCTGTCAACAGTTTGCAAGATTTTCCACCATTAAATGTCAG TTCACCTGATCCCATATCAGATATTTCAAGTGCTAACACATTAAATATCAAGACCCCTAGTTCTGCAAACAGTAaaagtcctttattttccagTTCAGTAGGTTCAGTAGTTAAAATACAGCAAGACTGTGAGCCACAAGTGACACAGACCTGGTCATTGTTGAATGCTGTAAAGAAACAGAATCACCACAGTAAAAATCTCAGATACACAAATCTAAAACAGCCACGACGGATCTCACCAATAACTATCAGCAGTGTCAGCACTAATTCAGCAAACCCATTGTTCTCAGAAGCGCCTATTGAAGAACACGAGATAGTTGAACCTAAATTGCATGTGAGCACCAAAAGCGCCTCAAGGTTGCAAACTAACAAAGAGAACCAAAATGGATCAGATGCGATGGTCCCTATTGGTATCATGGACCAACAACCTGGTCATCTCAGAAGTGATTCTTCAGAGAAGCAGAG AGCTGATGTTCTGAGTAAGGAAGAGGAAATCCTCGACAGTCCCAGAACTCCCAGCAAACAGGCATCAGGCAAGTCTGTTAGCATCATTCAGCTCATACAGGCAAACCCACAGAAAGTGACTTACAGAGATTTCCTGGACCTTTTTGTGTACACCTACTCTGCTTGTCTTGAGG cCCACCTGTTTCCTAACCTGACAGCGGAATTGTTCTTTATAACTCAGTTGCTGACTGTTCAGGGATGTAAGGAAATGCAAGATGAACAGAATTTTGCTG aagaCGTTGAGGATAAAAACTACTTCTTGACCATACACAATGCAGTGTATTTTGCAACTGGAGTCATGAGGCATCACGTACA GCTTTTGAGCAAACTTGACCAAACAACACTGCGGCTGCTTTCGGACAATCCACGTGTGGCAGATTTTGCTCCTGATCTGCAAGATCAACTAAAATCCTTTCTCGAATCAGCTTTAGAAAAAACT AGTACAAGCATGTCCTTCACCACAATACCAGGCGTGGCCTTTCAAGCAGAAACTGACAATCGAAAGAATTTCCCAAATGACAGGACATTTcacttgtttaaaaaacaaag GGATCTGTTTTATGAAGTATTGAGAGAATGGGAAGCACAGCAGTCGGTGCCAGGATGGAGCTTAGAATCACATCTTGGGAACAAAATCAGGGGCTTGGTAGGAGCCAAGACAGAGCTGGCCAACTATTTACACCTGACCCGGCTATTTCTGTCACAGCTTATTTCT atgTGCAAAGGAGACCAGAACCTTAAGGCACAGGAAGATTCTGAGACAATCTCTCTTCTGGTTGAACTGAAAGAAACAAATCCAGAAAAATATATCAA GCTCCAAGAACGAATAAGTCAGCCGTCGGCGAGTGGAGGGCAGTGTTCTGTCACTTTCCCTGGCCATCAGCGGTTCTTTCGAGATTTTATCGTTGTTGCCGCCAATCCCGTCTTGAACCATCACTTGTCCAGTCTACTCTCTATACGCATAACTGAA CTGAATAGAACGGAGTTTGGCGAGGAGGTATTAAGTAGTCAGGCAGATCTGGTGCCAGATGATATGGAG ATGGAATGTAAAACATTTGCATCAACTCTGCTAACTTTGAGGCTGCTTGCTCGATTCCTGGGGTTTATCACCTTCTTACCTTATCAGAGCCCTGATGGACTTCCTCAGCCTCTGTTGCAGGACTGTATCACAGTCAGAAGTGTT GTACCTATGCCTTTGGACTTGGGATGGTATGTTCAAGCTGCACTTAAAAGTGGTCGACTGTCCCTTGTCGTACCATGGGTGGTTGAATTTCTTGGTCAGATGGACACAGGAGCATATCTGCTTGAGAGTTTTCAgcatctttttcatttgctacAGTCTATACTTCG GTTAGTCTGGCAACAAATGAAAGCAAATGGATTCTCATACAGTGGTCTCTTGATTGTGACTTCTATTGGCTGGCTTTCTGAT CTTGCTTGTTTGCCTGGACTACCAAGCAACACTGAAATGGATCTTTTTGTTCCATCCGTAGATTGTGGCTCTGTT GATGCTATATGTATGGTTACACAGGACCTTTTTTACTCCTGCTGTCCTTACTTAG GTGAAATTCGATACCTTTTGTCTGAATTTTCTATTGGAACCAGGAGCAAAACCACAATACGAAAAATTACTTTGTCAGCAGTAGATGCTGTACCACCATCTGCTGAGAGAGAAACCTCAAAAAATTTACAA GCTAGCCTGGAGGAAAGCTTTTTCCATCTCCATCCATCTTCGTTACGGCGGACTGTGGAATTTGTTGCTGATCGAACAGCCTCCAATTTTATCAAACAAATGCGTGCTTCATTTTTGCCAGAATCTCTAGCCAATTGTAGAGAAGAAGCAAGAAATCTTGCATTCAGCTTGAGCACTAAATCAAATGGGAATCCCAAG GAAAATGTACAACAGGAGCTTAACTGTCTTGCTCAGAGTATTTGCCtgagacaaagagataaaataatggAGTTACAAAAGAG tttctgtcAGCCACGCATCAGCACCTCCTTACAACTACTGCTGTCTGAAGACGAGAGTAAAGTCGTCATCTCTTGTGCAACAGCCATCGCTTGCCGCACTGCCAGGATGAAAATTTTGCATTGGCTTAAAACTTATGTCACTGTTG CTATGTATTCAAGAGAAGTCATGGATGAGTGGGTGCACTATAAGACTTCATCACACAGCAGTGCCATACAAACTAGAAAAAAAGGGGAGGAGCCTGGAGACAAGATATGCGCCGTGGGCAGGCTTCCTCTTGATGTCAGCTGTCAGGGAAACAACTTATCTCTTTGTGACCTACCCGAgaagccaaaaaataaaaactctgtaAAGAACATTAAGGATATTGTTTATGAAACCATACTTCTGTCTAAAAGTGACGAAATAAAGCCAACTGAATCAGGTTCAGCAGACACAGAGATGACTACATCACATCCTGTAAAAATGATGTGTGATCTCCTGAGAGATGGGCAG gatTTGTTGTGCCGTCTGTTAATTCGTGCTGAGCCTGTTAATTCCAAGGACATTGTAACTCACTTGCATAGTATTCAAGCATCTCTCACAGTTTCAAAG GATCTGCCACCCCAGACCGCTCAGTGCCTAGCCTCAATGACAGCAGATGTGGCACTGGAAGTCA tATGCAAGCAGCCTTCACAGTGGTCACAAAGTATCTGTACTCAGTTCATAAGATTGTTTGAAGGTGTTCTTTGGAACCAGACTGACTTGTCTCGTTTATGCTCTGGCTTAGCAAAAGCTAAGCTTATGAGGGCTGCTGATAAAAAG ATGGCCGTGGAGCAGTTCCGAATGCTGTTGAATATGTTGGTAGAACACAAACTCCTGCAACCTGAAGCCGCTTCTTGCTTTACTTCACAATTGTCTTGA